AAGATAGATTATGAGTTGGAGTTACGCCGCGCCAACACGTATATCCGGCATAACGATAACCATCGCGTTGTGTTGCTTGTTTTCGGACGATAGAATGAATACCATCAGCAGCAATGAGTATATTGCCGAATGCTTCACTACCATCTTGAAATAATATTTTCAAGGCGTTTTCTTCATTTTGTTCTATTTCTACGCATTCTTTTCCCCATTCGACAGTACCTTCTCGTAGTTCAGAAAGAAGCAATTGATGTAAATCTTTTCTATGGATGGAGTACATTTTTGGATAGCAAGCTGGAATAATCAATTGATTGAAAATATCTCCTTTTTCGGATATGAGGTTAAAGCCATCACTTTCGTTGCCGAATTTTTTTATCTTCTTAGAAATTCCGTATGGTTCAAGTGCTTGCATCGCATTTGGGGCAATGATAATACCAGCACCAGCAACAGTAGGTTCAATATTTTTGTCATATACTTTTACATCTACTCCTATTTTTTGTAAGGAGATTGCTGCGCAAAGACCAGCAATACCGCCACCAATAATTATGACATTATTCATTTATTATCCCTCCATCATAAAGTGACTTTGATCATAAAATGACTGTGGTCATTTTATGAGTTAAGGTTAATCCCTTTTTATGTTATTGTCAATTATACTTTTAACTATAGTTTCGGGATCAGTAGGTGCAAATAAGAATAATTAAACTTCTAAGAAATGTAGAAAAGGAATTAGTAAAATTAAGCATCCGAGTAGGAGTATAGAGTGATAACATGTTACAATACAGCTAAGAACACGCAATAAAGGAGAGTTTTTTACGTGAAGATTAAAGCAATTGAACCGACGCCAAGTCCAAATACAATGAAAGTTATTTTGAATGAAGTATTACCATCAGGAGCGCGAAATAATTATACAAATGAAAATAAAGAACAAGCACCAATGCAAGTGCAAGAAATTTTGAAAATTGAAGGTATTAAAGGTGTGTACCATGTTGCAGACTTTTTAGCAGTAGAGCGTAATGCGAAATATGACTGGAAAGTTTTATTACAACAAGTTCGTGCCGTTTTTGGTGAAGAAATAGTGGAAGAAAGCGAAGAACAACAACTTTCTCATTTTGGAGAAGTGAAAGTGTTTGTTCAAATGTTCTTTACTATTCCGATGCAAGTGAAGTTAACAGATGGAACGACAGAAGAGCGTGTAGGCTTACCTGATCGTTTTAAAGAATCCATTATGAAAGTGCAAATGTCTGCACCTAACGTTGTGAAAGAGCGCAAATGGGTAGAGCAAAGTACACGTTACGGTAATTTTGAAGAAATCGGGAAAGAAGTAGTAGAAGAAATTGTTGCTGCTTATTCAGAAGATCGTGTAAATGAAACGGTTAAAGAATTATTAGATCAAGCAGGTGCTGTTGAAGTAACGATTCAAAAGCGTGAGCCATATAAAGTAACAGAAGAGATGATGAAAGATTCCGACTGGAAAAACCGTTTTGCAGCTTTAGAACAAATGGATCCTACTGAAGAAGATATGCCAGTATTGAAAATGGCGTTAGATGATGAGAAAGTATCTATCCGCCGCCTAGCAACAGCTTATTTAGGTATGGTAAAAGGTGAAGGCGTATTGCCGTTATTATATAAAGCATTATTAGATCGTTCTGTAAGTGTTCGCCGTACAGCAGGAGATTGCTTATCAGACGTAGGTGACCCAGCAGCGATGTTCGTTATGATTAAATCTCTGAAAGATTCAAGTAAATTAGTACGCTGGCGTGCAGCAATGTTCTTATTTGAACTTGGTGATGAAAGTGCAATTCCGGCATTAAAAGTAGCTGAAGATGATCCAGAGTTTGAAGTAGCAATGCAAGCACGTTTAGCTTTAGAACGTATTGAAGGCGGCGAAGAAGCAAAAGGATCAGTATGGAAGCAAATGACGGAGTCTCGTAAAGGGGAATAGTTTATGATTGTTTTCTATGATAGTTGGTGTCCGATGTGTACAGCAGTTGCAGAGCGTACGGAAAAATTAGATAAAAAGGGTACGATGAAATTTGTTTCATTTCGAGATGAAGATGTAGTTGAGAAGTATGAACTTTCTCAAGAATTACAAAGTAAGATGGAACAGAGATTGTATATTTTAAAAAATAATAAGTGGTATGACGGAATTCATAGCATTAACGTATTAGCAAAGGCCGTTCCATCTTATTGGTTTGCAGTGCCGTTTATAAAATTATCTATCGTACTTGGATTTGGAAGTAAAGTATACGATTATATTGCCAACAATAGAAAACTTGTCCCAGTTGGACACTGCCGTGAAGGGGTTTGTGAAATCCCTACAAAAAAATGAAATCATCACTATCTTTCTTTTGCACCTATTAAAAGCGCGTGATATGATGAAGTTGGAATGAAAGTTGAAGGAGAGATTACAAGATGTCAAATGCATATGAAGAATACATGCGCCAAATGGTAATTCCAATGCGCCAAGAATTAGTGCGTTCTGGATTTGAAGAGTTAACTACAGAAGAAGCTGTAACAGAATTTATGGAGAATGCATCAGGTACAACTTTAGTAGTTGTAAACTCTGTTTGTGGTTGTGCAGCTGGTTTAGCACGCCCATCAGCAGGTCAAGCGGTTGTACGTGCTGAAAAACAACCTGATCATCTTGTAACTGTATTTGCAGGTCAAGATAAAGATGCTACTGCGAAAATGCGTGAATACTTCGGAGAAATCCCTCCATCTTCACCATCTATGGCATTACTAAAAGGAAAAGAAGTTGTTCACTTCATTCACCGTCATGAAATTGAAGGCGCAACAATGGACGAAATTATTACAAACTTAGAACAAGCTTTCGAAAAGAATTGCTAAAGTAGGGGGAGAGTAAATCTCCCTCTTTTCTTTATATAGAGGTGAAAAAATGATAGTAACAACAGCAGGAAGAACAAATAAAGAAATGACAGCTTATGCAAATAAGGTAGCAGAAGAATTAAATTGTTCTTTCGTTTTACGTAATGATATACCTGTGCACAAACTGCATGAGCAGTATGAACAAGATGTGCTGATTGTAGGGAAAAACCGATTAGCTATTTATCCAAAGGGTACGGAAGAGTCGTTTTTCTTTCATCCAAACTCAGCAATGTTTCGTGTGAAAAGGTTAATGCGCGGAGAACACGATCCCTTTGTACAAGCTGCTAAACTAGAGAGCGGAATGACAGTATTAGATTGTACGCTCGGTATGGCATCAGATAGTATTGTTGCTAGCTATATTGTTGGTGAAGATGGAAAAGTAACAGGGCTTGAAGGAAACGAATATATGGCGTACATCATGGGAAAAGGCTTGAAAACATGGTCTTCATCCGTTTCTGAAATCGATGAAGCAATGCAAAGAATCGATGTAAAACAAACGGAGCATTTCGCATTTTTAACGCAATGTGAAGATAATAGTTATGACGTCGTATACCTTGATCCGATGTTTGAAGAAACTGTCATCGAATCAGATGGAATAAAAGGGTTAAAACATTTCGCTTTGTATCATGATATTACTGACGAAACAATTGCGGAAGCGAAGCGTGTGGCGAGAAAACGTGTCGTTCTGAAAGATCATTTCCGTAGTTCTAGATTTGAAAAGTACAATTTTCACGTATACAAAAGAAAAAGTGCAAAATTTCATTTTGGTGTAATTGACCCTTGCTAATTGTTTGAAAAGATGTATAATAAGCAATAATTAATTAAATACACTGTCTGTGATGAAGAGAGTAGTCTTTTTCAGAAGGAAAGCGAGCTAGGGATGGTGTGAGCCTAGTGCAGAAGAAAAAGATGAAGCGCACTTCGGAGACGCTTCTTGAACGAATAGTAGAGTAAGCCGAGGCCCCCTGTCCTCGTTATAAACGGGAAAGTGGTTCGGAATGAACAACAAGGGTGGTACCACGGGTTAAAACTCGTCTCTTTTTTAGAGACGAGTTTTTTGTGTTTAAAAAATAAGGAGGTTGTAGTATGGATTATAAAACGCAGTTTGCGAAAAGTTTATCGAATATTTTTACGAATGAATTAACGCAAAATCAAATTTTAGATTTAATCGAAACACCAAAACAAGATGAATTCGGAGATGCAGCGTTCCCATGTTTTTCACTAGCGAAGCAATATAAAAAATCACCAGCTGCTATCGCAAAGGAAGTTGTGGAGAAATTAAATGACCCATTTTTTATGAAAATAGAGGCTGTTGGCCCGTATGTAAACGTCTTTTTTAATCGTCAAACAGTAAGTGATGAAGTATTAAAAACAATTTTAGTGGAGAAAGAAGAGTACGGTCAAAATCATTTTGGATGTGAAAAAACAGTAGTTATCGATTATTCCTCTCCTAATATCGCGAAACCTTTTTCAATGGGGCATTTACGTTCTACAATGATCGGTAATTCGCTGAAACATATCGCCGAAAAATGTGGATATGAAGTTGTCGGAATTAATTATATTGGGGATTGGGGAACACAGTTTGGAAAGTTAATTACCGCATATAAAAAATGGGGAAATGAAGAAGTAGTTAAAGAGGATCCAATTCGTGAGTTATTTAAGTTATATGTTCAGTTTCATGAAGAAGTAAAAGAGAACAAAGAACTAGAAGAAGAAGGGCGATCATGGTTTAAAAAACTAGAAGAAGGAAATGAAGAAGCAGTCGAACTTTGGAATTGGTTCCGTCATGAGTCTTTAAAAGAATTTTCTCGTATTTATGAACTTCTCGGTGTGGAATTTACAAACTTTCAAGGAGAAGCTTTCTATAACGATAAAATGGAAGACTTTATTGGGATTTTAGAAGAGCACGACTTACTGGAAGAATCAGAAGGGGCATTAGTCGTTAATTTAGAAGAAGAAGGTATGCCGCCATGTTTAATTAGAAAATCAGATGGTGCTACCATTTACGCAACACGTGATTTAACAGCCGCATTGTATCGTCAAAACACATACGAATTTGATAAGGCTTTATATGTAGTAGGACCCGAACAAAGCTTGCATTTTAATCAATTTTTCACTGTATTAAAAAAGCTTGGGTATAACTGGGTTGATGGGATGGAACATGTACCGTTCGGGTTCATATTAAAAGATGGTAAGAAAATGTCGACACGTAAGGGTAGAATTATTTTATTAGAAGAAGTGCTAGAAGAAGCTGTTGCACTTGCGGAACAAAATATTGAAGAGAAAAATCCGAATTTAAAACAAAAAGAAGAAGTGGCAAAACAAGTCGGTGTTGGAGCAGTTATCTTCCACGATTTAAAAAATGAGCGTATGCATAATATCGAATTCTCATTAGAAAATATGCTGAAATTTGAAGGAGAAACAGGACCATATGTGCAGTACACACATGCGCGTGCTTGTTCAATTTTAAGAAAAGAAAGTGTAGAATTTGAAACTTGTACGTTTGCATTAAAAGATGATTATAGCTGGAGTGTCGTAAAATTACTTAATAAATTCCCGCAAGTAATTGAAGCGGCCTTCAACAAAAATGAGCCATCTACTATTTCAAAATACGTATTAGATGTAGCACAAGCGTTCAATAAATATTATGGAAATGTTCGTATTTTAGAAGAGAGCGAAGAGAAAGAGAGTAGACTCGCATTAGCTTACGCTGTGACGGTTGTATTAAAAGAGGGATTACGTTTACTTGGGGTGGGGGCACCTGAGGAGATGTAAAATAAAAATTTTGTAACAAAAAAGCAAATCAGGCGGTCATTAACCTGATTTGTCTTTTTGTATTTTCTTAAATAAATTCTTATTTATAAAGGTTATACGCTACGAAGTGTAAGAATTCTATAATTTTGTTACGAAATCAATTAAAATATTTGTAGAGAGGATGGTCCGTATTGATTCGAAGTTTCATTTTAAATATTCCTTGTCATAGACTACCGGAAAGGAGTTTTCTTAAACTACAAAAATACTTACCTTTATGTGCACGATGCACAGGTATGTTTATTGGTTTCTGTATGTTTCCAATTTACTTTTTAATAACACCTTCGTTTACTCTCTCATTAATGCTATCCTTTTTTGCTCAAATGCTATTATTAATTGATGGACTCACCCAAAAGTGGAAATGGCGAAGCAGCACAAATTTGCTAAGAGTAACTACTGGCTTATTAAGCGGTAATGGTATGGGACTATTTATTGCATCTAGTATTATATGGATTACATCTTAAACCACATATCAACGGAGGTAGCTACTTACATGTTTTGGATTTACATAATTCTAATTTTTATAGCAGGTGGAAGTGGAATTGGTTTTATCATGCATGAAAAATATATAGAAGCAACAATAGCTTTTGTTATTTGCCTATTATTTATGGTGCTACTATATTTTTATTTAAAAAGAAGCAAAAAAAAGAGAAATTTAGATTGTGACGTAATAGATTGTACCGATTGCTCAGATTGTGATTGTACTATCTAAACTTCTATGTATTTCTTTTTTATGAAAAGGATTATATATCGTTTCAGGTATGTAATCCTTTTTATTTGTTTTAAAAATTAGTTTGTCAAATAGGTGGAGAGTAAAGAACATGTACGATTTAACGCAATAATTAGAACTAAACATCTCTAAAAATATTAGAAACATAGGAATACGTTTATTGAATGGAGAACTTTAGTTTTGTATATAAAAGGAGGTGTTGGACTTGGAAGAGTATGATTGGAATAGTAAGCTAGAGTATTTAAGAAATACGAGAGATTTATATTATAACGATGATTATTTAAGTTTTTTAGTAAATACAGTTTGGAAGATTTCTGAGCCAGTACATATTGTTGATTACGGTTGTGGGTATGGCTACTTAGGTTTAATTTTGTTGCCGTTACTTCCAAATGGATCAAAGTATACAGGTATTGATAGCGGGGGAGCATTAATAGCTGAAGCGAGAGAGTTGTTTCGTTCGCTTCCATATGAAACAGAATTTATCGAAGGAGATGCTACAGAAATTGAATTGGAAAATAAATATGATATAGCTGTCAGTCATGCTTTCTTATTACATATGAATTCGCCCAAAACGATGTTGCAAAAAATGATAAATTCAATTAAGGAGGGGGGAAAGATAATATGTTTTGAGCCGAATTGGATTTCTAATGTGTCCTCATACACGCTAGACGGATTAATTCAATCGGAAATTATCCAGCTTGGTGTTTTGCAGAAGTTATTTGAAGAAGATGCACACAGAAGTGGTAAAGATGGCAATATTGGCATGAAAATACCAATGTATTTAAGTGAATTAGGTGTTAAAAATATTGAATGTAGAGTAAGTGATAAAGTGAATTTTTTAGATTCTAATTTAAATCAAAATGATAAGCAAGGATTATATAATTCTCTAAAAGAAGAGGGGATTGCTAGTAATCCAGGTGAAAAACAACAATTTATAGACCGTTTAATGAGTCGGGGCTTAACATTTGCTGATGCACTCGCTCAATATGAAGCAGAACTACGGTTTTTTAAAGCATTTCATATGCATTCATCTTTAGTATATGCTCCGAATATGAAAATTACATTTGGTGAAATAAAGAAGTAAATATCATATTAGAAAAGTAAGGGAGAAGGAGAATTGCTATATTTCTAATATGGATAGGTTATCATTATTATCAAGATTTTTCGGTAAATCGATATATCTTATCAAATCGTTAATATAATTTCATCAACTGAATGAAGGCTCAAAAAAGAAGATAAAACCCATCTTCGAATAATACATGTTATTTCATCAAATTAAACAAAATAACGAGAAAAAGTATCGTTTTTAAGATATTTAGTTATAAACTTGAATAATATTAAATAATATCGTTCATTATATGAGGTTTTAGTTGAATGCATACTATATGATGTGTAAAATCTAAGCAAGTAGGTTAGAATACTGCTTGCAAATGGCAGTATAAATAATTATTTGAGGTGAATACATGCTAGATTTTAAACAATTAGAAATTTGTTTGAAAGAAAAGAGATTTGTAGATGGATTACATGAGATAAATAATGAAATTGCACATATAAAAGAAACGAATAAGTTATCATACGTGAAGAACTGGCTTTCTAACGTCTCGTCACCCAAGGAGTTTGATACATTAATTCGTCTTGCTGATGAAGGTTTGATGCATCAATATAGCTCCTTTTTAATTCGGTATACGTATAAAAAATTCCCAAATATGAGAACGCTCTCTTTATATTGTGATGAGTTAATTGATGAGCGTAAAATTCTTGATGCTGAACAATTGTTAAAAGATTCTTTGGAAGAGGTAAATGAAGAGGAAACTGATGCGGATGTTTTAACGAAAGCATATTTTACGTTAGTTAGATGTTTGTTAGATATGAAGCGAAATGAAGAGGCCTATGCCTATATGCAAAAGGCGGAAAAGTATAGTACACGTGCAGTTTTTGATAAATGGGGTTACTTATATATACAGACTGGTGAGTGGGAGAAGGCAGAGGAACAACTTTTATCCGGTCAGCAGCATAAAGATTGTGAAGAGTTAGCTACGTACTTATTGGCACAATTATATGCATATAAAGGTGAACAGCAGCGAGCATTACAACTCATTAATGATGCGATTGCAAAGTTCCCTCAAGTACCATATTTCTATTTTGAAAAAGTAAAATATTTATTAGATTTAGAGCGCTATGAAGAAATGTTAGCGGTAATAGATAAAATTAATCATATGCTTCCGCATCATGCATATACAACTTATTTTATACATTTACGTGCAGAAGCATTTTATAAAACGAATAGTATTCACGATTTGCAAGCACTATTGAAAAGTGAAAAGAGTTTGAAGAATTCTCTATATCATCATATAGAAAAAAATCCTGATGGAAAAAAGGTTCGTTTACCGATAGTTCCGGTTGTACAAAAGGATAACTATTGCGTTCCGACAAGTTTGGAAATGATGTTAGGGGTATGGGGAGAAAAACGTACGCAAGATGAAATTGCACAATATATTTTTGATGTAACAGGTTCTAAGTTTTCAGATACAGTTACATATATAGAAGAGCAAGGTTACGAATATCGTTATTTTCAAGGGAATGAGGAAAATTATAAGAGATTACTCAATCAAGGTATTCCCGTTTTATTAAGTATAGATATTGAGCACGCTTCCCATGTACAAGTGCTTTCTGGTTATGACGATGTACTGCAAGCTTTTTATATTCAAGATCCGAATTTCTTGGAACCGATTCTTGTGGAATATGATAAGTTGCAAGAAAAATATCGTTATACAGATTGTTTAGCTATTACGTTTATACCGAAAGATAGAATAGAACAACTTTCATTTTTAAATGAGGAAGAACACACTTATTATAAAACAATCTTTTCTCTTACAGATCATTTAGCTGAGCAAGATAAAGAGGGGATTGAAAAGTTAGTACTATTTTTAAAAGAAACAAGTGAAAATCCAAACACTTGGCTATATACGATTAAACATTTAGATGCTGAAGTAGATAAAGATTTTATTCAGTTTTGTATAGAAAAATTAATGGAAAAGTTTCCGAGCTCTGACTTTGTGAAATTGCATAGTGCACAGTGTTTTATTCGTCTGCAAGATATGGAAAAAGCAGGACATATGATTCAAAGTGTGGAGAAGAAAAATAATCAAGCGTTGTATCATCTTATAAATGGACGTTATTCTTTTGAGCAAGATAATTATGCAGAAGCGATTGCTAGTTTTCGTTCATCATTACAATTGGATGCAGATCAACCAGTTGCGTGGAGTTTCTTAGCATTATCATACATGTATATGGATCAATCCGAAAAGGGGCTAGAGTATTCTCTAACAGCTATAGAACGTAGCCCAGAAAGGTTTACACTTGTAAATCACGGTTTGATTTTAATAGATTTAGAACGATATGAAGAAGCATATGGATTCTTTAATGATTTATTAAAAGAATATAAGTATGAAGCGCACATATGGTATGAACGTGCAAGATGTGCTCAGCATTTAGGAAAAGTGTATTTGGCGGTAAAAGGACTTAAAGTAGCAATTCAATTAGATAAAACAGCAGCGTATTTATATACGAAGCTTTCGGAAATCTATGAATCAGATTTGGATGATGGGAATAATGCGAAGGAAATTTTATTACAAGGAATTCAAAATTGTGAAGATCAGGCATCTTTATATGTTCGTTTAGGAGATGTGCATTTTCAAAATGATGAACTTGAAGAAGCGGAAACTATATATAAGCGTTCTTTAGAAGAAAATAATGAAGATGTATATGCCCATTTCGGTTTAACTCAAGTTTATATGGCAAAGGAACAATATGAGGATGCAAAAAACTATATTGTTAGTATTAATAAGCAATTTGAAGACAATCAAGATTTCCTTATGAATGCTGGCATGGTGCTATGGGATGCTGAAATTGCATTAGGTGGGGATGAAAAAGAGTTAAAACTTGCACTTTCTAAATTAGAGAGCGGTATACGAAGCGTATACGCTAATATAGCGAGCGTGTTGGATGAGTATGTAAATCGAATAAAAGACACAGCTTTTGTGCAACGAGGCATAGCGTTTTTAAGAACGTTAGAAAAAGAGAAAACGGAAGTAATTGAATACGGTTGTTACGCTGGTGTTTTATATGAATCTATTGGACAGTATGATCAAGCAATAAAACGGTATAATGATGCACTTAAGAAAAAACAGGATTCATTGCCGTATTTCCGAATCGGTGAAACATTCATGGCGTTAGGGCAATTTCAAGAAGCGAAGCATGCGTATGAAACATGTTTAGAAATGGATAAGAATTTCACAGGTGTACATGTGCAACTAGCAGAAATATATGAAAAAGAAGAAAATAGTTCTAAAGAACAAAGTCATATGGTCCAGGCAATGAAAGAAGAGCCTTTGCATATTAATATGGAATATTTGGCACAGCTTTCAGTAGATTTGAATCTTCATGAAGAATTGCTAGTTGAACTAGAACAATTAGCAGAAGAGGTACCAGAAATATGGCGTCTAGATGCAATTGCATACGTATATGGTGCGATGAATGAGGTAAATAAAGAAAAAGAATATATTGAATGCGCAATGAAAATAGATGAAGCGCATGTGGAAGTACTATATCATTATGCGAAAGTACTAGTTAAAAAGCAGAGTGCAGAAGCAATCGAAGTTGCGCTGAAAGTAATGCATAAAGATTTAGAAAGTGAACGTATATTTGGTGTGTACGTAAAAGCAATGGAGCAACATAAAAAATTATCTCAAATAAGAGACGCACTTCATACGTTAAAGGTCAGAAAAGCAGAAAGAAGTAGAGCGTTTGTGTATGCAGCTACTGCGGTTGCTGAAAGATTAGTAGAAAGGCAGCAAAATGAGCAACCGAAAAAATCTTTATTTACAAGAGCATTTTATCGCATGAAAAATCGTGCGAAGGAAATTTCAATGATTACAGTTATTATTGATTTATTTGAAATCTCCTTAAAGTTAAATCCAAAAAATAGTATGGCAGCGCAGCGTTTGGCACTATTTTACGAGAATGCAGCGATGAATAAAGAAGCGATAGAGGTATTACAAACATCGTTAGAAAATAAGTGGGATTATGATGTAGCGAAGCAACTTGTAAATCTTTTCATTGAGTGTGAGGAAGAAGCTATGTTACGAGATGCTTTGGAATTAACGAAACAAATGGTTCGAGAGCTACCGGATGATTATGATACTCTTCTTTTACAAGCGAATGTATTATGTAAGCTAGGCGAAGAAAGAAAAGCCGAAAAAATTCACTTGCAATTAATTGAGAAAACGCCATTTGTAAGTAGAGGATTCCTTGCTTTAGCAGAAGTATATCAAAGTCAAGAGAGGTATGAGGATGCGATTTATTTATTAGAAGATGCTTCTGTACATCATCCAAATGAAACGGCAATTCTTCTTGCTTTAGCATCTTCGTATCATAAAGCTGGGCAAACGACAAAGGCAGAAAAAATAACAAGTGAAATATTAGCAATTGATGCTACTGACTTGTTAGCAAGATACGATCATGCTTGTTATTTAACATTATTAAACAGAAATGAAGAGGCAAGAGATCAACTTGAAATTGTGCTTCGTGAAGATAAAACAGGATTTTTCGCTGAACTTGCAGAGGAAGATGAAGATTTAGCAGGATTGCGAGAATTTGAAAAGTAATTGTATAAGAATAGAGGAAAAGGGTATAAATAAAAATATATTTTGAATTAGTTGACAATTAATTGCCCAATGGCATAAAATAACTTTTAATAAAGTATACAAATCTGAAGACGAGAAAGAGTAAAATATTGAGCTGTTCCCCAGAGAGCCGGTGTATTGCTGAAATCCGGTGTGCAGACGTTATTTGAAAATCATCTCCGAGGAGCCGTGGCTGAATAAAGTAAGCTCGGACGGATGTCTACCGTTACAAAGAACGCGTATGTTAGTACGTTGCTAAGTGCTATTAGTGAAAAGCTAATAGAATTAGGGTGGTAACGCGGGTAAACCCGTCCCTACTTCATAGGGACGGGTTTTTTGTGTGCTTTTAAAAAATTCAAAGGAGTGATTGTACATGAAAA
This Bacillus mycoides DNA region includes the following protein-coding sequences:
- a CDS encoding bacteriocin-processing peptidase family protein translates to MLDFKQLEICLKEKRFVDGLHEINNEIAHIKETNKLSYVKNWLSNVSSPKEFDTLIRLADEGLMHQYSSFLIRYTYKKFPNMRTLSLYCDELIDERKILDAEQLLKDSLEEVNEEETDADVLTKAYFTLVRCLLDMKRNEEAYAYMQKAEKYSTRAVFDKWGYLYIQTGEWEKAEEQLLSGQQHKDCEELATYLLAQLYAYKGEQQRALQLINDAIAKFPQVPYFYFEKVKYLLDLERYEEMLAVIDKINHMLPHHAYTTYFIHLRAEAFYKTNSIHDLQALLKSEKSLKNSLYHHIEKNPDGKKVRLPIVPVVQKDNYCVPTSLEMMLGVWGEKRTQDEIAQYIFDVTGSKFSDTVTYIEEQGYEYRYFQGNEENYKRLLNQGIPVLLSIDIEHASHVQVLSGYDDVLQAFYIQDPNFLEPILVEYDKLQEKYRYTDCLAITFIPKDRIEQLSFLNEEEHTYYKTIFSLTDHLAEQDKEGIEKLVLFLKETSENPNTWLYTIKHLDAEVDKDFIQFCIEKLMEKFPSSDFVKLHSAQCFIRLQDMEKAGHMIQSVEKKNNQALYHLINGRYSFEQDNYAEAIASFRSSLQLDADQPVAWSFLALSYMYMDQSEKGLEYSLTAIERSPERFTLVNHGLILIDLERYEEAYGFFNDLLKEYKYEAHIWYERARCAQHLGKVYLAVKGLKVAIQLDKTAAYLYTKLSEIYESDLDDGNNAKEILLQGIQNCEDQASLYVRLGDVHFQNDELEEAETIYKRSLEENNEDVYAHFGLTQVYMAKEQYEDAKNYIVSINKQFEDNQDFLMNAGMVLWDAEIALGGDEKELKLALSKLESGIRSVYANIASVLDEYVNRIKDTAFVQRGIAFLRTLEKEKTEVIEYGCYAGVLYESIGQYDQAIKRYNDALKKKQDSLPYFRIGETFMALGQFQEAKHAYETCLEMDKNFTGVHVQLAEIYEKEENSSKEQSHMVQAMKEEPLHINMEYLAQLSVDLNLHEELLVELEQLAEEVPEIWRLDAIAYVYGAMNEVNKEKEYIECAMKIDEAHVEVLYHYAKVLVKKQSAEAIEVALKVMHKDLESERIFGVYVKAMEQHKKLSQIRDALHTLKVRKAERSRAFVYAATAVAERLVERQQNEQPKKSLFTRAFYRMKNRAKEISMITVIIDLFEISLKLNPKNSMAAQRLALFYENAAMNKEAIEVLQTSLENKWDYDVAKQLVNLFIECEEEAMLRDALELTKQMVRELPDDYDTLLLQANVLCKLGEERKAEKIHLQLIEKTPFVSRGFLALAEVYQSQERYEDAIYLLEDASVHHPNETAILLALASSYHKAGQTTKAEKITSEILAIDATDLLARYDHACYLTLLNRNEEARDQLEIVLREDKTGFFAELAEEDEDLAGLREFEK